One genomic region from Salvia hispanica cultivar TCC Black 2014 chromosome 2, UniMelb_Shisp_WGS_1.0, whole genome shotgun sequence encodes:
- the LOC125207245 gene encoding uncharacterized protein OsI_027940-like isoform X2, with the protein MSRHPEVKWAEREDKIYLTVLLADAKDPKVNVDPDGTFTFSAAAGTDSNLYELKLELLDKINVEECKINIGVRSIVCVLEKAEKKWWTKLLRGNEKTPHYVKVDWDKWVDEDDDAGAPSDLDLGGMDFSKFGDMGGMGGMGGMGGMGGMGGMDMSALAGMGGMGGMGGIGDDAMGNDFDDSDDEEVTKPEGEAVPKAEAESLKDKAEPLPSS; encoded by the exons ATGAG CCGTCACCCTGAAGTGAAGTGGGCCGAAAGGGAGGACAAGATCTATCTCACAGTGCTTCTGGCAGATGCGAAAGACCCTAAGGTCAATGTTGACCCTGATGGTACATTTACATTTTCTGCCGCTGCTGGGACTGACAGTAACCTCTATGAACTCAAGTTGGAGCTACTCGATAAGATCAATGTAGAG GAGTGCAAGATAAACATAGGTGTGCGCAGCATTGTCTGTGTATTGGAGAAAGCTGAGAAGAAATGGTGGACAAAGTTGTTGCGTGGAAATGAGAAGACACCTCACTACGTGAAAGTAGATTGGGACAAATGGgtagatgaagatgatgatgctg GTGCGCCGTCAGACTTAGATTTAGGTGGAATGGATTTCTCG AAATTTGGTGATATGGGTGGCATGGGAGGCATGGGAGGCATGG GTGGCATGGGTGGAATGGGCGGCATGGATATGAGCGCCTTGGCTGGAATGGGTGGCATGGGCGGAATGGGTGGCATCGGAGATGATGCTATGGGAAATGACTTCGATGACAGTGACGATGAAG AGGTGACAAAACCAGAGGGGGAGGCAGTTCCCAAGGCAGAAGCAGAATCATTGAAGGATAAAGCAGAACCCTTACCGAGCTCATGA
- the LOC125207245 gene encoding uncharacterized protein Os08g0359500-like isoform X1 — MSRHPEVKWAEREDKIYLTVLLADAKDPKVNVDPDGTFTFSAAAGTDSNLYELKLELLDKINVEECKINIGVRSIVCVLEKAEKKWWTKLLRGNEKTPHYVKVDWDKWVDEDDDAGAPSDLDLGGMDFSKFGDMGGMGGMGGMGGMGGMGGMDMSALAGMGGMGGMGGMDMSALAGMGGMGGMGGIGDDAMGNDFDDSDDEEVTKPEGEAVPKAEAESLKDKAEPLPSS; from the exons ATGAG CCGTCACCCTGAAGTGAAGTGGGCCGAAAGGGAGGACAAGATCTATCTCACAGTGCTTCTGGCAGATGCGAAAGACCCTAAGGTCAATGTTGACCCTGATGGTACATTTACATTTTCTGCCGCTGCTGGGACTGACAGTAACCTCTATGAACTCAAGTTGGAGCTACTCGATAAGATCAATGTAGAG GAGTGCAAGATAAACATAGGTGTGCGCAGCATTGTCTGTGTATTGGAGAAAGCTGAGAAGAAATGGTGGACAAAGTTGTTGCGTGGAAATGAGAAGACACCTCACTACGTGAAAGTAGATTGGGACAAATGGgtagatgaagatgatgatgctg GTGCGCCGTCAGACTTAGATTTAGGTGGAATGGATTTCTCG AAATTTGGTGATATGGGTGGCATGGGAGGCATGGGAGGCATGGGTGGCATGGGTGGAATGGGCGGCATGGATATGAGCGCCTTGGCTGGAATGGGTGGCATGGGTGGAATGGGCGGCATGGATATGAGCGCCTTGGCTGGAATGGGTGGCATGGGCGGAATGGGTGGCATCGGAGATGATGCTATGGGAAATGACTTCGATGACAGTGACGATGAAG AGGTGACAAAACCAGAGGGGGAGGCAGTTCCCAAGGCAGAAGCAGAATCATTGAAGGATAAAGCAGAACCCTTACCGAGCTCATGA